A window from Bos mutus isolate GX-2022 chromosome 1, NWIPB_WYAK_1.1, whole genome shotgun sequence encodes these proteins:
- the NAA50 gene encoding N-alpha-acetyltransferase 50 isoform X1, whose amino-acid sequence MKGSRIELGDVTPHNIKQLKRLNQVIFPVSYNDKFYKDVLEVGELAKLAYFNDIAVGAVCCRVDHSQNQKRLYIMTLGCLAPYRRLGIGTKMLNHVLNICEKDGTFDNIYLHVQISNESAIDFYRKFGFEIIETKKNYYKRIEPADAHVLQKNLKVPSGQNADVQKTDN is encoded by the exons TAGCCGGATCGAGCTGGGAGATGTGACACCACACAATATTAAACAGCTGAAGAGATTAAACCAGGTCATCTTTCCAGTCAGCTACAATGACAAGTTCTACAAGGATGTGTTGGAGGTTGGCGAACtagcaaaacttg CCTACTTCAATGATATCGCAGTGGGTGCAGTGTGCTGTAGGGTGGATCATTCACAGAATCAGAAGCGACTTTACATCATGACACTAGGCTGTCTGGCGCCATACCGAAGGCTAGGAATTG GAACTAAAATGTTAAATCATGTCTTAAACATCTGTGAAAAAGATGGCACTTTTGACAACATCTATCT GCATGTCCAGATCAGCAATGAGTCTGCAATTGACTTCTACAGAAAGTTTGGCTTTGAGATTATTGAGACAAAGAAGAACTACTATAAGAGGATAGAGCCCGCAGATGCTCACGTGTTGCAGAAAAACCTCAAGGTCCCTTCTGGCCAGAACGCAGATGTGCAAAAGACAGACAACTGA
- the NAA50 gene encoding N-alpha-acetyltransferase 50 isoform X2, with amino-acid sequence MKGRIELGDVTPHNIKQLKRLNQVIFPVSYNDKFYKDVLEVGELAKLAYFNDIAVGAVCCRVDHSQNQKRLYIMTLGCLAPYRRLGIGTKMLNHVLNICEKDGTFDNIYLHVQISNESAIDFYRKFGFEIIETKKNYYKRIEPADAHVLQKNLKVPSGQNADVQKTDN; translated from the exons CCGGATCGAGCTGGGAGATGTGACACCACACAATATTAAACAGCTGAAGAGATTAAACCAGGTCATCTTTCCAGTCAGCTACAATGACAAGTTCTACAAGGATGTGTTGGAGGTTGGCGAACtagcaaaacttg CCTACTTCAATGATATCGCAGTGGGTGCAGTGTGCTGTAGGGTGGATCATTCACAGAATCAGAAGCGACTTTACATCATGACACTAGGCTGTCTGGCGCCATACCGAAGGCTAGGAATTG GAACTAAAATGTTAAATCATGTCTTAAACATCTGTGAAAAAGATGGCACTTTTGACAACATCTATCT GCATGTCCAGATCAGCAATGAGTCTGCAATTGACTTCTACAGAAAGTTTGGCTTTGAGATTATTGAGACAAAGAAGAACTACTATAAGAGGATAGAGCCCGCAGATGCTCACGTGTTGCAGAAAAACCTCAAGGTCCCTTCTGGCCAGAACGCAGATGTGCAAAAGACAGACAACTGA